The Fusarium fujikuroi IMI 58289 draft genome, chromosome FFUJ_chr05 DNA segment GTCAGATAGAAAATACGAGTTGACCTGGAATTCCAAGAGTAAAGTCGAATTTATCCATGAGTCCTCAGATAGTGCAGTCACGATATCTGTCAACATCATGTAAGTAGTCTAAGCTCTCCGATGGGGGTTCTGCATATGGCAGCAGAGAACAATGCACATGTCGAAGAAGGTGGTTGTATTCCGTTTCAGAAATAAACTCGAATTAGGTCACTAAGAATACCTGGTCTAGAATAGTTTATGCGCTTGTAGTTTGACATTTATCTTTGGTTTATACTTAAAGGTGCTAACAAAGCAAGGAGATTAATTATTAGTCTATCCGTCTATATTCCCATACGCCCAGTCCCGCTCATACCCAACAAGATGATAAAACCCGTAGAACTCCTTCAAAAGATGCATCGCTTCTCAAAGCGAGTTCAAGATACCGTCGACGTTGGCAAAGGACAGAAGCCTGTTCGTCTCATACCAGACCTTGTCCGCAAAGGCTTTGCCCTCTTGTGTGTACAAGAACTTGGTATAACTATCAATCGTTAGTGACTGACGCCATCTGGATTGAATCGGTGAACTTACTGGTGAATCCTCCAATCCATGATATAAGAACCATGGGTCTCCTTGCCCATGACAACACCGGCTTGCACGAATGTACTAGCTCCGTTCTTGATGCTTCGAGCAGCGATCCAGTTGACGAAAGCAAAGATGTATTGAATGATGATATTTCCCTGACCTCGTGTTAGGCTAGTTCCGCCGACTAGACCTGGGTCAACGAGGTTGACAATTACATCCTCGGCTTTGACGCGCTCAACCAACTTGACGATCCAAAAGTGTGCAAGGGCTTTGGTTCTAGAATATGTAGGAAGGGGATTCACACCGCCGGTGAAGAAAGCCTCCTTGTCGAAGAACTCCATGACGTTTTCGTCTTTGGCATTGGGGAAATCGGCCATCAGAGCTGTGCCCGAGTTGACGATTGTAAGATGCCCTGGTTGACCTGCTGGAGCCTTCTGCTTGAGTATAGGAAGAAGCAGTGTCGCGAGAAGAACGGTAGAGAGATAGTTGACCTGGAAAGAAACCTCATGGCCCTCAGGACTAAGTTCGAACTTTGTCATTTGTATACCGGCGTTGAGAATGACAAGATCAATACGATCAAGCGTCTCGCACTTTTTCGCAAAGTCTTGAACGCTCTTGTATGTGTTCATATCGACCTGCCAGACAAGGATCTCGGCATTGGGATACTTGGCGCGGAGGGTTGCTGCGGCGGCTTCACCCTTGGAGGTACTTCGGacgccgatgatgagacgTCTGAGGTTCATGGCGAGAAACTGCTCTGCGGCGCCATAGCCAAGACCGGTGTTTGcgccggtgatgatgatggtgctgTCGGAGAGGGAGATGTGCTTGGGGATGGGGACGGGCTTGGTGGTTTGGGAGCGGAAGAAGCGATAGTCATCTGGGGTGAGTTCAAGAGACTTGGGAGCCATTGTGTAGATATCGAATGTGGATTATGGGGAAGTATGATTAGAACTAATAATAGTTGACTGGTATTGTAGTCTTGTTATTGTAAGAGCTGATGATTGTGTTTGTGATGTTCTGAGCATGATCCAAAGGCGTGAACATTCATCTCTTTTATGTCTTTTACAATTAAATTTGACAACATGGAGATAAAGCACATATTCGCGAATAAACCGAAAAAGGGAAACAGTTCTCAACTCTATGAAGTCTTGAGTGGTATTGGAAGCCACCGTTGACGACAACATCTCTACGGGAAAGACAGATTGGGAACCGCTTTGGGAAGGCAATATATTGCATGCCAAGAGTTTACCTCTGGAAGGATCGAAAGAAGCATTGCATTTGCGGGCCTCTTTGAACTTGTCTGCGGCCCTATTCGACATTCGGACAGGCCCTCAATGCCCGAGACCGTTGGCTTGAGTACGATAGAGGAGGCGGGGCAGATGCATCTCGGACGAACATTAGGGCGACATGCAGACTAAATACAGACTGCAACAGAATGCTATTTTCTGTGGCAAAGGTGACTTTATTATTCTGTTCGTATCAGTAGCTAACGATCGGTCTTAAGCTCAATCGCCAACCCGACGCTAAGCCCTGTGCTCTAACCGAAATAGGAAAACAATCGTGGTCTtggcctcagggagcaagaaaacaccggaccttgaGATgcggtgtcaaaataaacttggcaaaaAGTCCCctaaaattaggctaaacttacctaagcatttttgtcacttagagTCAAGGTCCTaagctttcttgcctcccctaGCTTGGCAAGATGATGCTGACAGGTCCTCTTTGGGAGCTCGATT contains these protein-coding regions:
- a CDS encoding related to short-chain dehydrogenase/reductase family protein, putative, translating into MAPKSLELTPDDYRFFRSQTTKPVPIPKHISLSDSTIIITGANTGLGYGAAEQFLAMNLRRLIIGVRSTSKGEAAAATLRAKYPNAEILVWQVDMNTYKSVQDFAKKCETLDRIDLVILNAGIQMTKFELSPEGHEVSFQVNYLSTVLLATLLLPILKQKAPAGQPGHLTIVNSGTALMADFPNAKDENVMEFFDKEAFFTGGVNPLPTYSRTKALAHFWIVKLVERVKAEDVIVNLVDPGLVGGTSLTRGQGNIIIQYIFAFVNWIAARSIKNGASTFVQAGVVMGKETHGSYIMDWRIHHYTKFLYTQEGKAFADKVWYETNRLLSFANVDGILNSL